AAGAATctgtcaaaatcaatcaaacatctccATAACCATAAATAGGGATAACCATACCGTCCAACAACAACTAGGAATCTTGGAGGAAGGGGgagatatgccccagtgtaaataGATAATGCACAACtaaaggatgaatccaacatcatcaatcaactgtCCTCAGCTCAACAATAATCCGCTAAGAAGTCAGAATGATGTATCGACCAATGCCTCAGGGAGCCACTCTGAatctaatctcaaatgaatagccaaaatgatgaggaatgTGGTAATCTCAAAAGTAGAAACATGTCTCTGATGAATCCCTGACTGAATCTGATAGGAATCTGGTAACCtcaaaatgggaaaatatgccccagtatgctaGATCTATACACTGCACTGAAAACTGCCTCCAACTCAGTAATAATCCGCTAGTCTATCTCAGAAGTACTCCACGAATGGAACCACTAGGGGCTCAACGATGCTCCACTAGAACTGATATAGTCTCAACATCCCTCACTAGGGATCTCTGATTGGTGAAAATACCCAAACTCAAAGAAGGTGCTCCACTAAgggctcatctcaaccaaatgaaaggggaatatgccccagtatggatatctaaTGCACAACCAAATGATGAATCCAATATCCTCAATGAACTGTCTCCAaacccaaaaatccatcaaacatcaatatgccaAGCAAAAGAGagaccaaatgcttccaaaagtatcttcCATAAAAGAGAACATGGTAACGACcatacttcaaccaatctaccaaaacctgtccaagtgaagactgtcaaagataacgtctgatctcgtggcctcagggtggtcttaagacatgggacgtaacgtaggccaaggtgatagggtgaaagaaatgaagggaaactaggctcaaatacccaatgatcaaacccatacccttgtgtataagatgtaatgcatagaaaaatctcatgagccatggacctagaggtaaccaaaggaaatgtcgatggcgaaatgagagaaagatgagtagtcaaaccatcaatgaaatatGTGAATGATGTTAAAAAGGTGTCAAATCAGTAATGGGTATCAACATGTGGGGAATGGATAAAAGGTGGAACAAAGATCTGGAAAGAGGTAATGGGATACAAAAGGAagcaatgagaaagtggaacgagtgatgatcaacccatgttagtacaataaaggaaagtcatatcaccaatgatggaatagtgggtaagacaatgatccggagaccctagtaaaaggtcgctcatctctcatacctaatacatatcaaccatggtccaagaagcataggataccatagaactctcacatgaaccctcgacactccaaatgcataacaagagcggctcaaggagtgaaaaactcataaaaactcccaaaaacccacaatgacaaatatactCAATAAATGAACCTCAAAAGGTGGCATAAATGCCCAATGGAACGAGATACCATACATGAGCATATCATTgcgcttttcttttcttttccttttttttttcttttttttttttctgatttttgattgattttttttctttttttatgtctttttttttttttttttttttttttttttttgcgcatgctctgatcatcaataaatcaaactccaatgggaaaaatataaggaatgaacaaactctctcaaatcactagtgaatacatgaaccccatccCATGAGATAACCTCTCAAACCAAAATCTCCGAATCAATGtcaaatgatggaatgaatagagtgatatgactgccctctTTGCACTAAGaggtgaagaatcatcaacccaaggaagagaatagataagatgaagcaaataatgataaagacaagaaagagaatgaataTATGGTgataataaaatagaacaagTAGGGTGATAAGAGGATGGTAACAAAATGAGAGGATAGacctataagtctaaagctcatgagactttcctagtaaatcatgcatatacatcaaagggccccaacccgGGTATAGAATGGTAATCaaagctataagaaagaaataaggctataaTATACCACGCgaagctcaatgggctagcaacggtctaaTATATAGAGGTGATAAAGTATGAGGCTAatcgaaatgatggccacccatcctgcgaccataatctcaaacataatacttcttcagctgatccacattggtaggcTCTGAAAACTGATTTCCATCTAAGTCAGTCAACCATGCAGCCCCTTCTGGAGTCAACTCTCGGATAACATAAGGCCCGCTCCAACTCGGTCTAAACTTGCCTCTAGGGTCACTGATCAATCCCCTAAGGACTTTCAAGACTAGGTCACCTCTCTGGAATTTCCTAGGCCTGACCCTTTTTCTGAATGCACGggtcatcttcctctgataggcCTGAACATGATCTGCCGCCGTCAATCTCTTCTCATCCAACAGGCTAAGCTGATCATAACGAGACTGGGCCCACTCGGCCTCGGATATatgctgctctagtgctactctcaaagatcccatctcaatctcaacaggTAACActgcctccataccatacaccaaagaATATGGGGTAGCTCCAGTAGAGGTACGAAAAGATGtacgataagcccacaatgcgaaAGGAAGCTTttctgaccaatcccgagaagtctcgaccatctttctcaaaatcctcttgatattcttatttgcgGCCTCAACTGCCCCGTTAGTCTGCGGCCTGTATGCAGACGATCTGTGATGCTGAATGCCATACTCTTGAATCAACGTGTCCACCTCGCCCTTAAAATGCACCCCTCTGTCTGAGATCAGCTCATGAGGGACCCCGTATCGGCAGATAATATGCGATCTGATGAACTTCGCCACTCTGGCCGCTGTCAACCTAGCATAAGAAGCAGCTTCCACCTACTTGGTGAAATAGTCAATGGCAACCAAAATGTACTCATGCCTGCTAGAAGACTTGGGCAagatcttcccaataatatcaataccccatactgaaaaagGCCAAGGGGATGCAAGTGCATGCAACTCAGAAGGTGGCACGTGTATCAAGTCTTCATGCATCTGACACTCCTGACATCTCTGTACAAACtggcaacaatctgtctccatggtcaaccaaaagtagccagtcctcatgatcttacgtgCTAGCATATGACCTCCCATGTGTGGGCCACAGACccctgcatgaacctctctcatcactcgatctgcagATGCACGGTCTAGACATAATAATAACAAGCCATCAGGTGAGCTCCTATACAGCGCATCCCCGCAAACAACAAATCTGgtggccaactgtctcaatgctctcctatccttggccgagGCTGACTCTGGGTAAGCGCCGCAGGACAGAAACTGATAAATATCGTGATACCATGGCAGCTCAATCTGATCCTCTATCTCTCCAATCAGACAATAGTAAGCTGGTGCAGACCTAGTCTCAATCAGCAATGGCCTAACATTCACCCCCGTAGGGATCACAATCAGAGAAGCCAAGGTGGCTAATGCATCGGCAAACTGATTCTCCGCCCTAGGCAGATGTATATACCTTAACACATTAAATCTATCAATCAATAGGTCCAAGTAAGCATGGTAGGGTTTCAGCTTCTCATCCCGTGTCCTCCAGATACCCTGAGTCTGCTTTATAACCAAGTTGGAATCCCCGTGGATCTCCAACTGTCTAATGCCAAGATCAAGTGCAGTCTCCAAACCTGTaatgcaagcctcatactctACAATATTATTCGTCAATCGGTGATGATCAGAAAAGGCTAACCGGACTGATCTGGGGATATGATCACCCTGTGGTGATATCAACAAAATACCAATGCCAAACCCCGACTGATTGGcggcaccatcaaagtacaaccGCCATCCCGTAATACTAGTCATCGAAACGATCTGCTCATcagggaaatcatcatcaaccgATCTGTCATCGGATATTGgcaaagaagctagatgatctgCAACAATGCTTCCTTTTACTGACTTCTGTGTGACataatgaatatcaaactctgtcaacAATACCAGCCATCTCATGAGCCTACCGGTCAGAACAGGCCTGTCAAATAGATACCTTAACGGGTCCAATCGTGAGACCAAGAGCACGgaatactctgtcatgtaatgtctAAGTCTCctagtggcccaaaccaatgccaagcaaaggcgctcaatcataatgTACTTGTACTCATACTCAAGCATTCTTTTACTCAAATAATAGATGGCACGCTCCTTCCCCAAATCATCaagctgagctaacatgcatcctaaggccatgtctgaaactgatAAGTACAGAAGCAAAGGACGCCCCGGTGTGGGAGGCACTAAAACCGGAGGAGAAAGGAGACACTCCTTAATCCTCTCAAAAGCGCgctgacaatcatcattccaaactgtagGCTGATTCTTCCTCAGAAGGCGGAAGATAGGCTTACAAATGTCTGTCAGTCTAGCAATGAAACAACTGATGTACTACAATCTGCCTAGGAATCCCctaatctctttctcagtcctcggggcaggcatgtcaagtatggctctTATTTTCTCTGGATCAACCTCTATACCTCTCTCACTAACAATGTGTCCCAGCAATTTTCCAGAAGTCAccccaaaggtgcacttcttgggattcaatctcaGCCTGAActgtctgatcctctcaaaAAACCTTTGTAAGGCTGCTAAGTGATCTGTCCTGTCTCGGgacttcactatcatgtcatccacatatacctcGACATCTGTGTGCATCATATCATGGAACAGAGTAGTAGcagctctctgataagtggctcctgcattcttcaacccaaatggcataacccggtagcagtaagtaccccactcagtaatgaaagaagtcttttccatatcctctggagccatcagaATCTGATTATACCCAGAAAAGCCATCCATGAAGGACAACATTGGATGCCCTGCAGTGCTATCAACCAGCATATCAATGTGTGGGAGggaaaaatcatccttagggctgGCCTTATTCAGATCTCGAAAGTCAACACAAACCCtaaccttgccgtcctttttgggaacagggacgacattagccAGCCACTCAAGATACTCAACCACTAACAAGAAACCAACACTGAGTTGCTTCCGAATTTCTTCCTTAACCTGCAAACTCCATCGAGGGTGTAGTcttctcaatttctgcttaacggGCCTAGCCTGTGGTAAAATGGGCAGGTGATGCTGCACTATGGAGGGGtcaaggcccggcatgtcctcatatgaccatgcaaaTACATCCAGGTATGACCTGAGCAGGTCAATCAACCTACTCCTCTCATCAGGAGATAGAGAAGAGCCAATCCTGATCTCCCTGAGCTGATCTGGTGCCCCAAAATCTATCAACTCTGTGCTACCAGAAATGGGTGTGACTTTCTCGTCCTCTGTGTCAGAATCAAACTCTGACTGACCACCCAGTGGGTCATCCGTATCTCccatatcatcaacatcataTATATGTGTCGTGGGTGCTGGTGGTGCAATCAAAGGAAGATGTTGTGACACAGTCAAGTACTCGAAAATACTCATATCATTATTACCATCAGAAATATCATCAAAGCGGGTGACAAACCCGGACATAGTGTTagaagaaagaggtgggtccacaaagtcggacgctccctcaacagAAGTAAAATAAGAAGTAACGATATCAAAGATTGACTCAGCATCAAGTACGGAAACTCCAGATATGTCAAAAGCAGAATGGGGCCCGCGTGGGGCTGCATCAAGGATATGACCAATGCCTATAAAATCCATATCATCAGTGTAGGCATCAGGAATAAAGTCATCCCCATCAATCTCGAGTACAGAAACTCCGAACATATCGAAAGCAGTATAGGGCCTGCGTGGGGCTGCATCGAAGATACGGCCTATGCCGATCATGTCCATCTCGTCAGTGCCATCTCCCAAATCCATAGGTAGGTCATAGTCAGGGACCTCCTCGGGGAAACACATAGAGAGCACACTAGCTCGGTCCGGTGATGGGGGCGCGACTATCATGGCTCAGGTGCCTCAATAGTCCTGGTGTCCAAATGAATCTGACCCAGGGCCTGCTGGATGTCCTGAATCTCAACTGTCTCTGGAATGTGAACAGTCCCCTCTGTGCGAAGTGTATGCTCTGAACCCCTAATAAAGTAGTTGGCCAACTAGAAGGTGTATGGGTCAggaagttcctaagtgattaagaaagcaaacaaaagaaacggttctcaattccgagcccggatgagtgagaaccagaccaagaaaggcaggtgttccccatggctgatagaggcagccagttatggggctgaaccggttgaaccggttcctaactggttcatccggttgataaaaaatcccaaatttggtcagaaagttcctaagtgattaaggaagcaaaaaaaaaaagaaacgacTCTCAATtttgagcccggatgagtgagaaccagaccaagaaaggcaggtgttccccatggctgacagaggcagccagttatggggctgaaccggttgaaccggttcccaactggttcatccggttgataaaaaatcccaaatttggtcagaaagttacTAAATGATtaaggaagaaaacaaaagaaacggttctcaattccaagcccggatgagtgagaaccagaccaagaaaggcagtgTTCCctatggctgacagaggcagccagttatggggctgaaccggttgataaaaaaaatcccaaattcagttagaaagttcctaaaccattcataaccaatcaacaaaaatcatgtgtggcctttgttatccacacccaagcaatacaatattcatatcaaagggaagaaaagatgatgaggaaggagaaaaacatatgaagacgaggaagataaactgtcagcaaagaaaattcagcatgcttacctcagaatctccgccaaatatgatccgtgtatgc
The sequence above is drawn from the Vitis riparia cultivar Riparia Gloire de Montpellier isolate 1030 chromosome 15, EGFV_Vit.rip_1.0, whole genome shotgun sequence genome and encodes:
- the LOC117932051 gene encoding uncharacterized protein LOC117932051, translated to MIVAPPSPDRASVLSMCFPEEVPDYDLPMDLGDGTDEMDMIGIGRIFDAAPRRPYTAFDMFGVSVLEIDGDDFIPDAYTDDMDFIGIGHILDAAPRGPHSAFDISGVSVLDAESIFDIVTSYFTSVEGASDFVDPPLSSNTMSGFVTRFDDISDGNNDMSIFEYLTVSQHLPLIAPPAPTTHIYDVDDMGDTDDPLGGQSEFDSDTEDEKVTPISGSTELIDFGAPDQLREIRIGSSLSPDERSRLIDLLRSYLDVFAWSYEDMPGLDPSIVQHHLPILPQARPVKQKLRRLHPRWSLQVKEEIRKQLSVGFLLVVEYLEWLANVVPVPKKDGKVRVCVDFRDLNKASPKDDFSLPHIDMLVDSTAGHPMLSFMDGATYQRAATTLFHDMMHTDVEVYVDDMIVKSRDRTDHLAALQRFFERIRQFRLRLNPKKCTFGVTSGKLLGHIVSERDICKPIFRLLRKNQPTVWNDDCQRAFERIKECLLSPPVLVPPTPGRPLLLYLSVSDMALGCMLAQLDDLGKERAIYYLSKRMLEYEYKYIMIERLCLALVWATRRLRHYMTEYSVLLVSRLDPLRYLFDRPVLTGRLMRWLVLLTEFDIHYVTQKSVKGSIVADHLASLPISDDRSVDDDFPDEQIVSMTSITGWRLYFDGAANQSGFGIGILLISPQGDHIPRSVRLAFSDHHRLTNNIVEYEACITGLETALDLGIRQLEIHGDSNLVIKQTQGIWRTRDEKLKPYHAYLDLLIDRFNVLRYIHLPRAENQFADALATLASLIVIPTGVNVRPLLIETRSAPAYYCLIGEIEDQIELPWYHDIYQFLSCGAYPESASAKDRRALRQLATRFVVCGDALYRSSPDGLLLLCLDRASADRVMREVHAGVCGPHMGGHMLALWGIDIIGKILPKSSSRHEYILVAIDYFTK